A single Muntiacus reevesi chromosome 9, mMunRee1.1, whole genome shotgun sequence DNA region contains:
- the LOC136175050 gene encoding olfactory receptor 5AN1-like, with protein MIEGGNITKTMHFILLGFSDFPRIIVVLFVLFLVIYVLTLTWNLSLLILIRMDSHLHTPMYFFLSNLSFIDICYVTSTAPKMLYDFFQERKMITYVGCVVQYFVFSTMGLSESCLMTAMAYDRYAAICNPLLYSSVMSPALCGRMVLGSYLAGLSGSMSQLCAMLQLHFCGPNVINHFFCDMPQLLVLSCTDTFSVQLLTAILTMIFGIINALVIMISYVYIVISVMKITTASGRSKAFNTCASHLTAVTLFYTSSIFVYLSSTSGGSSSFDRFASVFYTVVIPMLNPLIYSLRNKEIKDALKRLQKKRGCC; from the coding sequence ATGATCGAGGGAGGAAATATTACAAAGACCATGCATTTTATCCTCTTGGGATTCTCAGATTTTCCCAGAATCATAGTAGTACTCTTTGTCCTATTCCTGGTGATATACGTTTTGACCCTGACATGGAACCTGTCCCTCCTCATCTTAATAAGAAtggactcccacctccacacccccatgtacttcttcctcagtaaCCTGTCCTTCATCGATATCTGCTATGTGACCTCCACAGCCCCTAAGATGCTCTACGACTTCTTTCAGGAGCGGAAAATGATCACTTACGTGGGTTGTGTTGTTCAGTACTTTGTGTTTTCCACCATGGGGCTGAGTGAGTCTTGCCTCATGACCGCCATGGCTTATGACCGATATGCTGCCATTTGTAACCCACTCCTCTATTCCTCAGTCATGTCGCCTGCTCTCTGCGGTCGGATGGTGCTGGGATCCTACTTGGCTGGACTCTCTGGCTCCATGTCCCAATTGTGTGCAATGCTCCAGCTCCACTTCTGTGGGCCTAATGTCAtcaaccacttcttctgtgacatgCCCCAGCTGTTAGTTTTGTCCTGCACTGACACGTTCTCTGTACAACTCTTGACTGCCATATTAACAATGATCTTTGGGATAATAAATGCCTTAGTTATCATGATATCCTATGTCTACATTGTCATCTCCGTCATGAAGATCACGACAGCAAGCGGCAGGTCCAAGGCTTTCAACACCTGTGCTTCCCACCTGACAGCAGTCACTCTCTTTTATACCTCAAGTATCTTTGTCTATTTGAGTTCCACCTCTGGTGGTTCCTCCAGCTTTGACAGATTTGCATCGGTCTTCTACACGGTGGTGATTCCCATGTTGAATCCTTTGATTTACAGTCTGAggaacaaagaaatcaaagatgcttTGAAAAGGTTGCAAAAGAAGAGAGGGTGTTGCTGA